From the genome of Rhizobacter sp. AJA081-3:
CGACCTGGTGTCGCGGCCGATCGGCGATGTCCTCTCTGAGGCGCAGCGCCTGTTCGAGTCCGGCGTGAAGGAACTGCTGGTGATCAGCCAGGACACCAGCGCCTACGGCGTCGATGTCAAGTACCGCACCGGCTTCTGGGACGGCCAGCCGGTGAAGACGCGCATGACCGAGCTGTGCGAGAAGCTCGCGCTGCTGGCCGAGCGCCACGGCGCCTGGGTGCGGTTGCACTACGTCTACCCGTACCCGCACGTCGACGAGATCCTGCCGATGATGGCCGGCGGCCGCATCCTGCCCTACCTCGACGTGCCGTTCCAGCATTCGCACCCCGACGTGCTCAAGCGCATGAAGCGACCGGCCAGCGGCGAGAAGAACCTCGAGCGGCTTCAGCGCTGGCGTGAGGCCTGCCCCGAGCTCGTCGTGCGCAGCACCTTCATTGCCGGCTTCCCCGGCGAGACCGAAGTGGAGTTCGAGCACCTGCTCGACTTCATGCGGGAGGCGCAGATCGACCGCGCCGGCTGCTTCGCCTACTCGCCGGTGAAGGGGGCGACCGCCAACGATCTTCCCGGCATGCTGCCGAGCGAACTGCGCGAGGAGCGCCGCGTGCGTTTCATGGCGGTGGCCGAGCAGGTATCGGCCGCCAAGCTGGCCGGCCGTGTCGGCGCGACCATGCAGGTGCTGATCGACGAGGCCCCGGCGCTGGGGCGCCGCGGTGGCGTCGGACGCAGTTATGCGGACGCGCCGGAGATCGATGGCCGCGTGCGGCTGCTGCCGCCGGAGAAGGCGTCCAAGACCTTGAAGGTGGGCGAGTTCACGCGCGCCCGCATCGTCGCGGCCGAAGGGCACGACCTGGTCGGCATTCCCCTCTGAGCACACCATGACGCAGAAGAAGCCAGACCTCGCCACGGCACTGATCCACCACGCCTACGAGCCGCCGGCCGGATTTGTCGCGCCGCAGCCGGCGGTGCACAAGGCCTCGACGGTGATCTTCCCGAACACCGCGGCGCTGCGCGCGCGCAACTGGAAGTCCAAGGCTGGCTACACCTACGGCCTGCACGGCACGCCGACCAGCTTCATGCTCGAGGAGCGCATCGCCACGCTGGAGGGCGGCCTGCAGACGCTGCTGGTGCCCAGCGGCCTGGCGGCGATCGCGCTGGTCGACATGGCCTTGCTGAAGTCGGGCGACGAGGTGCTGATCCCCGACAACGCCTATGGCCCGGGCAAGGAACTGGCGCGCAACGAACTCGCCGGCTGGGGTGTCACTCATCGCTTCTACGATGCGATGGACCCGGGCTCGCTGACCGCGGCGATCGGCCCGGCCACGAAGCTCGTGTGGCTGGAGGCACCGGGCTCCGTGACGATGGAGTTCCCGGACCTGCCCGCGCTGCTGCGCGTTGCGCGCGAGCGCGGCGTGACCACGGCGCTGGACAACACCTGGGGCGCCGGCGTCGCCTTCGACGCCTTCGACCTGGCCGACGGGCAGGGCGTGGACATCTGCATGCAGGCGCTGACCAAGTACCCCTCGGGCGGCGGCGACGTGCTGATGGGCTCGGTGACCACGCGCGACGAGGCGCTGCATCTGAAGCTCAAGTTCACCCACATGCGCATGGGCTGGGGCGTCGGCGCCAACGACGCCGAGGCGCTGCTGCGCTCGTTGCCTTCGCTTCCTCTGCGCTACGCGGCGCACGATGCCACAGCGCGCACGCTGGCGCAGTGGTGGGCAACGCAGCCGCAGGTCGTGCAGGTACTGCATCCGGCGCTGCCCGGATCGCCGGGCCATGCCCACTGGAAGGCGGTCTGCACGCAGGCCGCAGGCCTGTTCTCGGTGGTGTTCGACGAGCGATTCACCGCGAAGCAGGTCGATGCCTTCGTCGATGCGCTGCGCCTGTTCAAGCTCGGCTACTCCTGGGCCGGGCCGGTGAGCCTGGTGGTGCCCTACGACCTGTCGTCGATGCGCGAGCACCCGGCATGGAAGGGCACGTTGGTGCGCTTCTCGATCGGCCTGGAATCGGCCGACGCGCTGATCACCGACTTCGAGCAGGCGCTCGCGGCATCAGGACTTGCTTGAGACCTTGTGCCGCATCAGGCGGCCCTTTTCCCGGTCCCAGTCCTTCTGCTTCTCGGTGTGGCGCTTGTCGTGCTCGGCCTTGCCCTTGGCCAGCGCAAGCTCGGCCTTCACGCGGCCGCCCTTGAAGTGCAGGTCCAGCGGCACCAGGGTGAAGCCCTTCTGCTCCACCTTGCCGATCAGGCGCCGGATCTCCTCCTTGCGCATCAGCAGCTTCTTGGTGCGGTCGGCCTCGGGGTGCACGTGGGTCGAGGCGCTGCGCAGCGCGTTGATGCGGCAGCCGATCAGGTACAGCTCGCCGTCGCGGATCACGACGTAGCCGTCGGTCAGCTGCACCTGGCCGGCGCGGATGGCCTTGATCTCCCAGCCCTCCAGCACCATGCCGGCCTCGTAGCGCTCCTCGATGTGGTAGTCGTAGCGGGCGCGGCGGTTTTCGGCAATCGACATGAAGATCC
Proteins encoded in this window:
- the rimO gene encoding 30S ribosomal protein S12 methylthiotransferase RimO, with the translated sequence MTQDTVTPPAAAPKIGFVSLGCPKALTDSELILTQLRAEGYETSKTFAGADLVIVNTCGFIDDAVKESLDTIGEALAENGKVIVTGCLGAKAGDTGGNLVRQMHPSVLAVTGPHATQEVMDAVHLHVPKPHDPFVDLVPAQGIKLTPRHYAYLKISEGCNHRCSFCIIPSMRGDLVSRPIGDVLSEAQRLFESGVKELLVISQDTSAYGVDVKYRTGFWDGQPVKTRMTELCEKLALLAERHGAWVRLHYVYPYPHVDEILPMMAGGRILPYLDVPFQHSHPDVLKRMKRPASGEKNLERLQRWREACPELVVRSTFIAGFPGETEVEFEHLLDFMREAQIDRAGCFAYSPVKGATANDLPGMLPSELREERRVRFMAVAEQVSAAKLAGRVGATMQVLIDEAPALGRRGGVGRSYADAPEIDGRVRLLPPEKASKTLKVGEFTRARIVAAEGHDLVGIPL
- a CDS encoding PLP-dependent transferase translates to MTQKKPDLATALIHHAYEPPAGFVAPQPAVHKASTVIFPNTAALRARNWKSKAGYTYGLHGTPTSFMLEERIATLEGGLQTLLVPSGLAAIALVDMALLKSGDEVLIPDNAYGPGKELARNELAGWGVTHRFYDAMDPGSLTAAIGPATKLVWLEAPGSVTMEFPDLPALLRVARERGVTTALDNTWGAGVAFDAFDLADGQGVDICMQALTKYPSGGGDVLMGSVTTRDEALHLKLKFTHMRMGWGVGANDAEALLRSLPSLPLRYAAHDATARTLAQWWATQPQVVQVLHPALPGSPGHAHWKAVCTQAAGLFSVVFDERFTAKQVDAFVDALRLFKLGYSWAGPVSLVVPYDLSSMREHPAWKGTLVRFSIGLESADALITDFEQALAASGLA
- the smpB gene encoding SsrA-binding protein SmpB; this translates as MSIAENRRARYDYHIEERYEAGMVLEGWEIKAIRAGQVQLTDGYVVIRDGELYLIGCRINALRSASTHVHPEADRTKKLLMRKEEIRRLIGKVEQKGFTLVPLDLHFKGGRVKAELALAKGKAEHDKRHTEKQKDWDREKGRLMRHKVSSKS